A single genomic interval of Halomonas sp. GT harbors:
- the prpC gene encoding bifunctional 2-methylcitrate synthase/citrate synthase, with the protein MADKSQNSAGLRGQSAGATALCTVGKTGSGLTYRGFDIKELAEKAKFEEVAYLLLKGKLPNQAELDSYITKLKGLRGLPDALKTVLEQIPKDAHPMDVMRTGTSMLGNLETEESFDQQQDVSDRLLAVLPSIICYWYRFSHDGVRIDTETDDASVGGHFLNMLRGEPASELHARVMNVSLILYAEHEFNASTFTARVCASTLSDMHSCVTGAIGSLRGPLHGGANEAAMAMIENWASPEEAEREMLGMLERKEKIMGFGHAIYRESDPRNEIIKEWSKKLSEDVGDSVLYPVSVRCEEVMWREKKLFCNADFFHASAYHFMDIPTKLFTPIFVMSRLTGWAAHVFEQRANNRIIRPSADYTGPEKSEWVPIEARD; encoded by the coding sequence ATGGCTGATAAATCGCAAAACAGTGCAGGACTACGAGGGCAAAGCGCCGGAGCTACGGCACTGTGTACGGTGGGTAAAACAGGTTCTGGACTAACCTACCGGGGTTTTGATATCAAAGAATTGGCCGAGAAGGCAAAGTTTGAAGAAGTCGCGTATTTATTACTGAAAGGCAAGCTGCCCAATCAAGCCGAGCTTGATAGCTATATTACCAAGCTGAAGGGGCTGCGTGGCTTACCGGATGCTTTGAAAACTGTGCTAGAGCAAATCCCCAAAGACGCGCACCCAATGGATGTGATGCGCACCGGTACCTCTATGCTAGGTAACTTGGAGACAGAAGAGAGCTTTGACCAGCAGCAAGATGTCTCTGATCGTCTGCTAGCGGTGCTGCCTTCGATTATTTGCTATTGGTACCGTTTCAGCCACGACGGTGTTCGCATTGATACTGAAACCGACGATGCCTCGGTAGGCGGCCACTTCTTGAATATGCTGCGTGGTGAGCCTGCTTCTGAGCTGCATGCGCGGGTTATGAACGTATCACTGATTCTATACGCCGAGCATGAGTTCAATGCCTCAACGTTTACGGCGCGTGTGTGTGCTTCGACGCTTTCCGATATGCACTCCTGTGTTACCGGCGCGATTGGTTCGCTGCGTGGCCCGTTACATGGTGGTGCTAACGAAGCGGCCATGGCGATGATCGAGAACTGGGCATCGCCGGAAGAAGCCGAGCGTGAAATGCTTGGTATGCTTGAGCGCAAAGAGAAAATCATGGGCTTTGGGCATGCAATTTATCGCGAGTCTGACCCGCGTAATGAAATTATCAAAGAGTGGTCAAAGAAACTTTCTGAAGACGTTGGCGACAGTGTGCTTTATCCCGTTTCTGTGCGCTGTGAAGAAGTCATGTGGCGCGAGAAGAAGCTTTTCTGCAACGCGGACTTTTTCCATGCTAGTGCTTACCATTTCATGGATATTCCGACCAAGCTGTTTACGCCGATCTTTGTCATGTCCCGCTTGACGGGGTGGGCAGCCCACGTGTTTGAGCAGCGCGCCAATAATCGCATTATTCGCCCTAGCGCCGACTACACTGGCCCTGAGAAGAGCGAGTGGGTGCCCATCGAAGCGCGTGACTAA
- the acnD gene encoding Fe/S-dependent 2-methylisocitrate dehydratase AcnD, whose protein sequence is MNTNYRKPLPGVTAEGAPVDYFDAHQAVEDIKPGAYATLPYTSRVLAEQLVRRCDPALLTDALKQLIERKQDLDFPWYPARVVCHDILGQTALVDLAGLRDAIADKGGDPAKVNPVVPTQLIVDHSLAVEHAGFEKDAFEKNRQVEDRRNDDRFHFINWTKVAFENVDVIPPGNGIMHQINLEKMSPVVQCRPDEQGVHIAYPDTCVGTDSHTPMVDALGVISVGVGGLEAESVMLGRASMMRLPDIVGVELSGKLQPGITSTDMVLAITEFLRKERVVGAYLEFYGEGADALTVGDRATISNMTPEYGATAAMFYIDNQTIDYLKLTGREDEQVALVEAYAKHTGLWADSLKTAEYERILRFDLSSVARTLAGPSNPHAHLPTSELAQRGIAIDLDKARADEQAGRMPDGAVIIAAITSCTNTSNPRNMVAAGLIARNANRLGLTRKPWVKSSLAPGSKTVKMYLEEAKLMDELETLGFGVVAYACTTCNGMSGALDPVIQKEIIDRDLYATAVLSGNRNFDGRIHPYAKQAFLASPPLVVAYAIAGTIRFDIEKDVLGTDHDGNPVTLKDIWPDDSEIDAIVKASVKPEQFRQTYIPMFDLDKSARTQVSPLYEWRPQSTYIRRPPYWEGNMAAERGLKGMRPLAILPDNITTDHLSPSNAIMMDSAAGEYLHKMGLPEEDFNSYATHRGDHLTAQRATLANPKLFNEMVHDEQGKVLQGSLARVEPEGTVTRMWEAIETYMARKQPLIIIAGADYGQGSSRDWAAKGVALAGVEAIVAEGFERIHRTNLIGMGVMPLQFEEGTTRKTLALDGTEVFDVEGAPQPRAKLTLVIHRQSGTTERVPVICRIDTAEEVTIYSAGGVLQRFAQDFLESTTA, encoded by the coding sequence ATGAACACGAATTATCGTAAGCCGCTGCCAGGCGTGACAGCAGAGGGGGCTCCGGTAGATTACTTCGACGCGCATCAAGCCGTTGAAGATATCAAGCCCGGCGCCTACGCGACGCTGCCCTACACGTCCAGAGTGTTGGCTGAGCAGTTGGTACGCCGCTGCGATCCAGCGCTGTTAACCGACGCACTGAAGCAGCTCATCGAGCGCAAGCAAGATTTGGATTTTCCTTGGTATCCGGCACGCGTTGTGTGCCATGACATCCTGGGGCAGACCGCGTTAGTCGACCTTGCTGGCCTAAGGGATGCCATTGCTGATAAGGGCGGTGATCCGGCTAAAGTGAATCCTGTGGTACCTACACAGCTGATTGTTGACCACTCATTGGCCGTTGAACATGCTGGGTTTGAGAAAGATGCGTTCGAAAAAAACCGCCAGGTAGAAGATCGCCGTAACGATGACCGCTTCCATTTCATTAACTGGACCAAAGTGGCATTTGAGAACGTCGATGTCATTCCTCCGGGCAACGGCATTATGCACCAGATCAATCTGGAAAAAATGTCACCGGTGGTGCAGTGCCGCCCTGATGAACAAGGCGTGCATATTGCTTACCCGGATACCTGTGTGGGTACCGATAGCCATACACCAATGGTTGATGCGCTTGGCGTCATTTCCGTCGGTGTTGGCGGTCTTGAGGCCGAAAGCGTAATGCTGGGCCGTGCTTCGATGATGCGCCTGCCGGATATCGTTGGTGTAGAACTTTCTGGCAAGCTGCAGCCGGGCATTACCAGCACTGATATGGTATTGGCGATTACTGAGTTTCTGCGTAAAGAGCGCGTCGTAGGTGCCTACCTGGAGTTTTACGGAGAAGGCGCTGACGCGTTAACCGTAGGCGACCGGGCGACCATTTCCAATATGACACCAGAGTACGGCGCCACGGCGGCGATGTTCTACATCGATAACCAAACCATTGATTACCTCAAGCTCACTGGGCGTGAGGATGAGCAGGTTGCTCTTGTCGAAGCCTATGCCAAGCACACAGGGTTGTGGGCCGATAGTTTAAAAACTGCTGAGTATGAGCGGATACTGCGCTTTGATCTTTCTAGCGTTGCTCGCACCTTGGCAGGGCCTTCCAACCCCCATGCGCATTTGCCTACCTCGGAGCTAGCCCAGCGCGGTATCGCGATCGACCTGGATAAAGCAAGGGCCGACGAGCAAGCGGGCAGAATGCCGGATGGCGCAGTCATCATCGCCGCCATTACCAGCTGCACGAATACCTCTAACCCGCGCAACATGGTAGCAGCTGGCTTAATTGCTCGTAATGCTAACCGCTTGGGGTTAACCCGCAAACCATGGGTTAAGTCGTCGCTAGCGCCGGGGTCAAAAACTGTCAAGATGTATCTGGAAGAAGCCAAGCTGATGGATGAGCTGGAAACACTTGGCTTTGGTGTCGTGGCATACGCCTGTACAACCTGTAACGGTATGTCCGGGGCGTTAGATCCGGTGATCCAGAAAGAGATTATTGACCGTGATCTATATGCCACAGCGGTACTTTCCGGTAACCGTAACTTTGACGGGCGTATTCACCCCTATGCGAAGCAGGCGTTTTTGGCATCGCCCCCGTTAGTGGTTGCCTACGCGATTGCGGGCACGATTCGCTTTGATATCGAGAAAGACGTACTGGGCACCGACCATGATGGAAACCCTGTTACGCTGAAGGATATCTGGCCCGATGATAGCGAAATCGATGCAATTGTGAAGGCTTCCGTGAAGCCGGAGCAGTTCCGTCAAACCTATATCCCAATGTTTGACCTCGACAAGAGCGCGCGAACTCAAGTAAGCCCGCTTTATGAATGGCGGCCACAGAGCACCTACATTCGTCGCCCTCCCTACTGGGAAGGCAATATGGCTGCCGAGCGTGGTTTGAAAGGCATGCGTCCGTTGGCGATCTTGCCGGACAATATCACCACCGATCATCTGTCGCCTTCTAACGCGATCATGATGGACAGTGCGGCTGGCGAGTATCTGCACAAGATGGGCTTGCCTGAGGAGGACTTTAACTCCTACGCGACCCATCGAGGCGACCATTTGACGGCTCAGCGGGCGACCTTGGCCAACCCCAAACTGTTTAATGAAATGGTGCACGACGAGCAGGGCAAAGTGTTGCAGGGGTCGCTGGCACGGGTTGAGCCAGAAGGCACTGTGACGCGGATGTGGGAAGCCATTGAAACGTATATGGCACGTAAACAGCCGCTGATCATTATTGCCGGTGCAGATTATGGTCAGGGTTCCTCGCGTGACTGGGCGGCGAAAGGCGTTGCGCTAGCGGGTGTTGAAGCTATTGTGGCTGAAGGGTTTGAGCGTATTCATCGTACCAACTTAATTGGTATGGGGGTGATGCCGCTGCAGTTTGAAGAAGGCACCACACGGAAAACTCTAGCGCTGGACGGTACGGAAGTCTTCGACGTAGAAGGTGCTCCTCAGCCTCGCGCTAAGCTGACGTTGGTTATTCATCGTCAAAGTGGTACCACTGAGCGTGTGCCAGTGATCTGCCGCATTGATACTGCCGAAGAGGTCACAATCTACTCTGCCGGTGGGGTATTGCAGCGTTTCGCACAGGATTTTCTTGAATCCACCACGGCGTAG
- the prpF gene encoding 2-methylaconitate cis-trans isomerase PrpF: MSHVAQISIPATYMRGGTSKGVFFTLSDLPEAARVPGEARDKLLMRVIGSPDPYEKQIDGMGGATSSTSKTVILSKSESAEHDVDYLFGQVSIDKPFVDWSGNCGNLSAAVGPYAIANGLIDPAKVPKNGVAEVRIWQVNIGKTIVSQVPIVNGQVQEAGDFELDGVTFPAAEIPVAFMDPADGEGAIFPTGNLVDELEVPGVGVLKATLINAGIPTVFVNAQDIGYTGCELQEAINSDAKALAMFETIRAHGAVRMGLIKHVDEAASRQHTPKVAFVAPPASYTASSGKAVSEENIDLVVRALSMGKLHHAMMGTAAVAIGAAAAIQGTLVNLAAGGEEREAVTFGHPSGSLRVGAKASLTDGRWQIDQAVMSRSARVLMEGSVRIPGDSF; encoded by the coding sequence ATGTCTCATGTTGCGCAAATTAGTATTCCCGCCACGTATATGCGAGGCGGCACGAGTAAAGGAGTGTTCTTTACTCTAAGCGACTTGCCCGAGGCAGCGAGAGTGCCAGGTGAGGCGCGGGATAAGCTGTTGATGAGGGTGATCGGAAGCCCCGACCCCTATGAAAAACAGATTGATGGGATGGGGGGGGCGACATCCAGCACTAGTAAAACGGTTATTCTTTCCAAGAGCGAGTCCGCGGAACACGATGTGGACTATCTATTTGGGCAAGTGTCTATCGATAAGCCGTTTGTAGATTGGAGCGGTAACTGTGGCAACTTGTCAGCCGCCGTTGGTCCCTATGCAATTGCTAATGGATTAATTGATCCCGCTAAGGTGCCGAAAAACGGTGTGGCTGAAGTGCGTATTTGGCAGGTCAATATTGGTAAAACCATTGTTTCTCAAGTGCCTATTGTGAATGGTCAGGTGCAAGAGGCTGGCGATTTTGAACTGGATGGCGTGACCTTTCCTGCTGCTGAAATCCCCGTGGCTTTTATGGACCCTGCTGACGGTGAGGGGGCCATTTTCCCCACTGGCAACTTGGTAGATGAGTTGGAAGTGCCCGGTGTTGGTGTTTTAAAAGCGACGCTTATTAATGCAGGTATTCCCACCGTGTTTGTTAATGCCCAGGACATCGGCTATACCGGCTGTGAGTTGCAAGAAGCGATTAACAGCGATGCCAAGGCGCTTGCTATGTTCGAGACCATTCGTGCCCACGGCGCGGTGCGTATGGGATTGATTAAGCACGTTGATGAAGCGGCCAGCCGACAGCATACGCCGAAAGTAGCTTTCGTTGCCCCACCTGCCAGCTATACGGCCTCCAGTGGCAAAGCGGTGAGTGAAGAAAACATTGATCTCGTGGTAAGGGCGCTTTCAATGGGTAAACTGCATCACGCTATGATGGGCACCGCAGCGGTTGCCATCGGCGCGGCAGCAGCCATTCAGGGCACGTTAGTAAATTTAGCCGCAGGTGGTGAGGAGCGTGAAGCGGTGACCTTTGGGCATCCTTCTGGCTCGCTACGTGTAGGTGCAAAAGCAAGCCTGACCGATGGTCGCTGGCAGATTGATCAAGCTGTCATGAGCCGTAGCGCACGGGTGTTAATGGAAGGTTCTGTACGCATACCCGGTGATAGCTTCTAA
- a CDS encoding ComEA family DNA-binding protein gives MQTTLKGLLAALLLSLSLGVSSLALAQDIAPIDVNTADAELLAELPGIGPSRAAAIIEERENNGAFTNADDLTRVSGIGPATVDRMRDQVATEE, from the coding sequence ATGCAAACAACACTAAAAGGACTACTGGCCGCACTTCTACTGAGCTTAAGCCTGGGGGTTTCAAGCCTAGCGTTGGCACAAGATATAGCGCCTATTGATGTGAATACAGCGGATGCTGAGCTGCTTGCCGAACTGCCTGGCATCGGACCGAGCCGTGCGGCCGCTATTATAGAAGAGCGCGAGAACAATGGCGCATTTACTAATGCAGATGATCTCACCCGCGTTAGCGGCATTGGGCCTGCCACGGTTGATCGCATGCGCGACCAAGTGGCAACTGAAGAGTAA
- the pyrF gene encoding orotidine-5'-phosphate decarboxylase has translation MATDSPLIIALDYSSLDSALCMADQLDPKRCRVKVGKELFTRSGPAVLEALHGRGFEIFLDLKFHDIPNTVAGAVQAAAEQGVWMVNVHASGGRKMMETAAKRLDDNGLSTHLIAVTVLTSMQAADLHETGIDATPEEHVLRLAALTQQSGLGGVVCSAQEAAQIKSLCGNDFLKVTPGIRPSFAAANDQQRIMTPSDAMRVGSTHLVIGRPVTQAEEPMAALAAIEAELAG, from the coding sequence GTGGCTACTGATTCCCCTTTGATTATCGCTCTGGATTATTCCTCTCTTGATTCGGCCTTATGCATGGCAGATCAACTTGATCCTAAACGCTGCCGGGTGAAGGTTGGTAAAGAGTTGTTTACGCGCAGTGGCCCTGCGGTGTTAGAAGCCTTGCATGGTCGTGGTTTTGAAATTTTTTTAGATTTAAAATTTCATGACATTCCCAACACGGTGGCAGGCGCGGTGCAAGCGGCAGCTGAGCAAGGCGTATGGATGGTTAACGTGCATGCTTCCGGCGGGCGCAAGATGATGGAAACGGCTGCGAAGCGTTTAGATGATAATGGACTTAGTACACACCTTATTGCCGTTACTGTACTAACCAGTATGCAAGCTGCAGACTTACATGAGACAGGCATTGATGCTACGCCTGAAGAACATGTCTTGCGTTTAGCCGCCTTAACTCAGCAGAGCGGATTAGGTGGAGTTGTCTGTTCAGCCCAGGAAGCAGCGCAAATAAAGTCGCTCTGTGGTAACGACTTTTTGAAGGTAACCCCAGGAATACGGCCGAGCTTTGCTGCGGCTAATGACCAGCAGCGTATTATGACACCAAGCGATGCGATGCGTGTTGGTAGTACACATTTAGTGATTGGGCGGCCGGTGACACAGGCGGAAGAACCAATGGCGGCACTAGCAGCCATAGAAGCTGAGCTGGCTGGCTGA
- the lapB gene encoding lipopolysaccharide assembly protein LapB, whose product MYDAVLLGVLLAAIAIGFGLGVRHASRRRLRTHDSRPSGLSREYFVGLNYLLNEQPDEAINTFVNALDVNSDTVETHIALGKLFRARGEADKAVSIHQNLLARPALSTSTNEHVQLELARDFMALGVHDRAQRMLRALLDKSVNDIYRQEAKRLLIDLLEREKDWQEALDVAQSLLKQQPGMRRPAAHWLCELAQEEIHQASRALARKHLKKALQLDERCVRATLLLAELEMDNGHYTRAIERLSHIPQQDIAHIPTMLPALQHAYERNNDIQGFETHLYRLLGQAPYTSIIIALGELVHQRDGVDSAIERTGEWLREAPSLGGLDYLIDLYHESQRLSGKTPPDTRLLLLKHHTNALLEGKSRHRCRRCGFASDSLAWQCPSCRRWGTIKPITGVDGE is encoded by the coding sequence ATGTATGATGCCGTGCTGCTAGGCGTTCTACTAGCAGCCATTGCCATCGGCTTTGGCCTGGGTGTTCGTCACGCTTCCCGCCGCCGCCTGCGCACTCACGACTCTCGCCCATCTGGTTTATCGAGAGAGTACTTTGTCGGGCTCAATTACCTGCTAAATGAGCAGCCCGACGAAGCCATCAATACGTTTGTCAATGCATTAGATGTCAATAGCGATACAGTGGAAACTCATATCGCGCTGGGCAAGTTGTTTCGAGCACGCGGTGAAGCAGACAAAGCCGTTAGCATTCATCAAAACCTACTTGCTCGCCCCGCCCTTTCCACCAGCACTAACGAACATGTACAGCTTGAACTAGCACGTGACTTTATGGCGCTAGGCGTTCACGACCGAGCCCAGCGAATGCTGAGAGCGCTGCTGGATAAATCAGTCAATGACATCTATCGTCAGGAAGCCAAGCGGCTGCTAATTGATTTACTTGAACGCGAAAAAGACTGGCAAGAAGCACTCGATGTTGCACAGTCGCTGCTAAAACAACAGCCCGGCATGCGTCGTCCTGCTGCTCACTGGCTATGTGAACTCGCCCAGGAAGAGATACATCAAGCAAGTCGTGCGCTCGCCCGCAAGCACTTAAAAAAAGCGCTTCAGCTTGATGAACGATGTGTCCGTGCGACGTTACTGCTTGCTGAACTGGAAATGGATAATGGGCATTACACGCGCGCCATTGAACGCCTTAGCCATATCCCCCAACAGGATATTGCTCACATTCCCACTATGCTGCCCGCTCTTCAGCATGCCTATGAGCGAAACAACGATATTCAGGGGTTTGAGACGCATCTTTATCGGCTGCTGGGGCAAGCACCGTACACCAGTATAATTATCGCCTTAGGAGAACTCGTTCATCAAAGAGATGGCGTAGATAGCGCCATTGAAAGAACAGGTGAATGGCTTAGGGAAGCGCCTAGCCTAGGAGGGCTTGATTACTTGATCGACCTTTACCATGAAAGCCAACGCTTGAGTGGAAAAACTCCGCCAGATACGCGCTTGCTACTTTTAAAGCACCATACTAATGCCCTTTTAGAGGGCAAGTCTCGCCATCGCTGCCGCCGCTGCGGCTTTGCCAGTGACAGCCTAGCATGGCAGTGCCCTAGCTGCCGCCGCTGGGGCACTATCAAACCTATTACCGGGGTTGATGGCGAGTAA
- a CDS encoding lipopolysaccharide assembly protein LapA domain-containing protein, which translates to MRWIKGLILAVILLVVLLVGILFAVNNQQTIALNLIWAELPPVSLSVWLLATLALGVILGMLAMLGVYVRLKAQLARSERHNRQQRKELDRLRTQELKELA; encoded by the coding sequence ATGCGTTGGATCAAAGGGCTGATTCTGGCCGTCATATTGCTGGTTGTTCTACTGGTGGGCATTTTATTTGCCGTCAACAACCAACAAACTATTGCCTTAAACCTAATTTGGGCAGAATTGCCGCCTGTGTCACTTTCTGTATGGCTGCTAGCGACGTTAGCTCTCGGCGTCATCCTAGGTATGCTTGCCATGCTGGGTGTTTACGTACGCCTTAAAGCGCAGCTAGCACGAAGCGAACGACACAATAGGCAACAGCGCAAAGAGCTAGACCGCCTACGCACCCAGGAGCTTAAGGAACTGGCTTAA
- a CDS encoding integration host factor subunit beta: MTKSELIEQIAMRQPELSAKEVETAVRIILDDMTDALASGGRVEIRGFGSFSLHYREPRVGRNPKTGDPVDLDGKYVPHFKPGKELREQVDASRALGY, from the coding sequence ATGACCAAATCTGAACTAATCGAACAAATTGCGATGCGTCAACCGGAGCTATCCGCCAAAGAAGTAGAAACGGCGGTGCGTATTATTTTAGACGATATGACCGATGCTCTTGCTAGCGGGGGACGGGTTGAGATCCGAGGATTCGGTAGTTTTTCGCTTCACTACCGAGAGCCTCGTGTCGGGCGCAATCCTAAAACAGGAGACCCGGTCGACTTGGACGGTAAGTACGTCCCGCACTTCAAACCGGGCAAAGAGTTGCGCGAGCAGGTAGATGCAAGCCGTGCACTTGGCTATTAA